Genomic segment of Anopheles darlingi chromosome X, idAnoDarlMG_H_01, whole genome shotgun sequence:
TATCATTTGATTGAGTAGGAATAATGAACGATCAGAACAACCTCCTGGGACTGATAGATATCGCGTGACCAATCGGTACATGTCAACCAGAACAGTAGGTCCTTACATATCAGTAAAAAGATGGTAAAAAGCCACTTTGCCTACATAAGCTTCTCCTCtcacaaagaaaaacaaaaatcatagAGAACATTTCTCACAGGGGTTAAACTGGACTACGTAAAATCTTACTGATGGTATTTCATTTAtccatttccttttgttttttttcgtagaCGACTTTGTGGGGAACGAATGCGCTTCTGGCCACCGATTAGCTTGCAGCCGTACTTTTCCCCGCTGATTTAATGCACCCAACCGAGCTTTCCTCGAGTTCAAAGAGAGCAAGCATGCATCCGAGATAAATCAGCGGCTTCCCGGCGGGCAATTCCCATACAGATTTTGGCATTTTTGCATGGGGTTTGCCCGCTCGGTTGGCATTGTGCCCATAAAAATCAACCAGGGGCACTCCTCAGTTTCTGCATTGCGCGCTTCGACTGACAGAATATGTGGCCAAATGTGGTAAGGCGTCTGTCAAATATTCAGCACTATGCTGTCGAAGTGGCGAGCTGGAATTGGGGGAAACAAAACGCTGCGATGACTGATCTATATTTTGCATGATGATTTTTGTACTATCAAAATCCACCCTTCTTTATTAAACGCCTTACAGAAGACAATTGCttaaatttatatttaagAGTCTACCAGCCTTGCTAGGTTTCCATTGCCATTTCCTTTCTGGTATTTCTCTTTCAATATAAATCACAAGAAAAAGGCGGTGTGAAGTTATGTATATCAACAAACAAGTGCCACAAGCGATATTATGTAAAAGAaacttttcttttactttttcgtATGAGGAATTATGGATAATCCATAAGCATCAGCTAATCTTTTGAAAAGCATACTGGATCAACCTTGTGTTAGGGTGATATTCGCTCCTGACAATGGTAACACGCGCCACAGACAAGCCAAGGACAAGATTCGTCAAGAAAAAAATTCTCCCAAATTGTGATCAAGGAAGCTTGTTTGTTCCCGTCCTTTTAACGTTTTAAGCTAGAAACCAGACACCTGTAAAACTCGTGTCGTTTTTATTTGTTCGTCAAGCATACCACACGTAACGTACTAAGAATAAGACAACCAGATCGAATAAATAGCGATCCCATTACATTGGATTCATCGTTTCAGGTATGAAAATGGATCAATTTGATAGCGCAGCTGCACAATTtgatgctgcagaagaagtCATAAAGATTCCCGAAGAAATGGTCTGGCTTTATAACTGTTCAAAAATCGACGAACCGGAGATCACCCAAGAGGAACTGGATAGTTGGATGGTGATTGGTGCTCCAAAGCGTACCATTGACGATGAGACCCGCTTCTGTGATCCGAAGGTGTTACAGGCTATAATAGATGGAAAATCAGTTTTTGATCAACTTGGCCAAAACGATATGCGTAAGGCGCGGTTCCGCTCAAATATGTTTGAACTGATTAGAAACAATATATTTATGAACCGCGCCGCAGTTAAGCTGGCCAATCTAGACTCGATGTGCGAATGGACGATCACAGAACCGCTCGACAGACATGGCCAACTTTTCGTGAAGGAGGatgaggtgttttttttcgcggACGTGTGTGCCGGGCCTGGAGGCTTCTCGGAGTACATACTCTGGCGGAAGGGTTGGCGAGCGAAGGGATTTGGCTTTACGCTCCGCGGTGAAAACGATTTCAAATTGGATGGTTTTATTGCCGGAACGCCAGAAACGTTCGACCCGTATTATGGACCAAATGACGATGGCAACATCTACGATCCGGCTAATATTGACGGGTTCAGCGAGTACGTATTGCGGCAGACAAATACGGGCGTGCATCTGATGGTGGCCGACGGTGGCATATCGGTCAAAAATGAAGAGAACATTCAAGAAATTTTGCTAAAGCAACTCTACTTGTGCCAGGTAATTGTGGCTCTCGATATCGTGCGTCCGAATGGCAGCTTAGTGTTAAAAGTTTTCGATCAGTTCACGCCATTCAGCGTCGGGCTCGTCTATCTTTTATATCGATGTTTTGGGCAGATTTCAATCTGCAAGCCAAACAGTAGCCGACCAGCTAACTCGGAGCGCTATATTGTGTGCAAGTGGAAGAAATCCAATACCGATATCATTGCGAAACATTTGAAGGACGTCAACCGGCGTATATACGAGAAAACGGACCCAGAAACAGACATACTCGAGCTGGTAGCCGATTCGGTGTTGCGCGAGGATCGTGAATTTATCGAATACATAGAAAACAGTAACAATTCGTACGGCCGAATGCAAGCGATAGCACTGCAGAAAGTCGCTGCGTACTGTGGAAATCGCGATCTGACCGAGCACCGACAGCGTGAGGTGAAAAAGCAATGCTTGGCACTGTGGAATCTTCCTGATGCTACCCGTAACATTCCGAAGGCCAAAGGAGACCCCGATCAGTATATCGAGAAGTTTTACGAAGTTTGGCGGGCTCTAGCGAAATCTGTTGGTCTACCGGAACGAAATTTGTTGCCGGATCTGCGAGTGAACTTCCCATCAGCTCACGACTGGTATTTCGTGCCGATTGGCAACCCCAACAACCAGGGTAAGAACCTTCGATCGATGCTACTCGGTAAAGCCGGAAAGGAAGTATATAAGTTTGACGCGAAGCAGCGCGGCTGGACGCTAGTGAAGGACATAGCCATTGAGTTGCCGCCTAAAACGATCATCTACGGAGAAATTGTAAGAGAACTTCAGGGCGAAGGAAAGTCCCAGGTCGTCATCAACACGCTACACATCATCGATGGACTAGTGTTGGGCGGTGAGGACATCCGCTGTTTGCCGTTGGCGAAAAGGAATGCCCGCTGTCATCAGTTTGCGAAAGCTCTCAACAAACCCATCAAGAACACCGGATCGAGCGACGCAATTTCTACGGCATCATCCGCGACCACCGGTTGCTCACTTCAAATCAGAGCAAAGCAGCTCTATTCTCTCTTTGACATGGAAACTTTTTTCACTTCATTGAAATCGTGCGAACTAAAGACCGGTAACAACCGACTCGGCTATCACGTAACAAATATTATTAATCCGGATCGGTTGTATGTTCCGTACGGATTGCTTTTCCTACGAGAAGTGAAACCAGACTATATGAAAACCTTATCAAAAAAGCATaacaaattttattattttcacaCTAAAACGAAGGAATCACGCTTTCCTGAACAATTTAACAAtcaagaaaaggaaactctTGCTACATTTGATGAAACTTTTCGTACGCGTCTTTTCTGGGAGTGGACAAATGTGCATCAAGTGCAAGACGAAGTAGAGGAGAAGCATGCCGATCATGTTTACCGTGTTGATTTCAATAACTATATGAAAAACAATTACTCGCGCTAGATAATGCACAGGGCAGATAAGCAGGCAGAGtgagaagaaatt
This window contains:
- the LOC125950083 gene encoding cap-specific mRNA (nucleoside-2'-O-)-methyltransferase 1; the encoded protein is MATTFNLWAEPSEKPETLSDDSQPEIKRRRILEECDTVRGKEAVAAAAAAAAASVPNMVIEPPDSKAPISGSSFGQFSEKSVRMMQQMGYKAGTGLGKSGQGRIDLIETSSQKGRSGLGMKMDQFDSAAAQFDAAEEVIKIPEEMVWLYNCSKIDEPEITQEELDSWMVIGAPKRTIDDETRFCDPKVLQAIIDGKSVFDQLGQNDMRKARFRSNMFELIRNNIFMNRAAVKLANLDSMCEWTITEPLDRHGQLFVKEDEVFFFADVCAGPGGFSEYILWRKGWRAKGFGFTLRGENDFKLDGFIAGTPETFDPYYGPNDDGNIYDPANIDGFSEYVLRQTNTGVHLMVADGGISVKNEENIQEILLKQLYLCQVIVALDIVRPNGSLVLKVFDQFTPFSVGLVYLLYRCFGQISICKPNSSRPANSERYIVCKWKKSNTDIIAKHLKDVNRRIYEKTDPETDILELVADSVLREDREFIEYIENSNNSYGRMQAIALQKVAAYCGNRDLTEHRQREVKKQCLALWNLPDATRNIPKAKGDPDQYIEKFYEVWRALAKSVGLPERNLLPDLRVNFPSAHDWYFVPIGNPNNQGKNLRSMLLGKAGKEVYKFDAKQRGWTLVKDIAIELPPKTIIYGEIVRELQGEGKSQVVINTLHIIDGLVLGGEDIRCLPLAKRNARCHQFAKALNKPIKNTGSSDAISTASSATTGCSLQIRAKQLYSLFDMETFFTSLKSCELKTGNNRLGYHVTNIINPDRLYVPYGLLFLREVKPDYMKTLSKKHNKFYYFHTKTKESRFPEQFNNQEKETLATFDETFRTRLFWEWTNVHQVQDEVEEKHADHVYRVDFNNYMKNNYSR